A genomic region of Streptomyces diastaticus subsp. diastaticus contains the following coding sequences:
- a CDS encoding mycoredoxin, with protein sequence MSGTVTMYSTTWCGYCRRLKGQMDREGIAYEEVNIEHDPESAAFVEKANGGNQTVPTLRVVPAAGGEPVVMTNPSLAQVKQALGA encoded by the coding sequence ATGTCGGGCACCGTGACGATGTACAGCACCACCTGGTGCGGATACTGCCGCCGGCTGAAGGGCCAGATGGACCGCGAGGGCATCGCGTACGAAGAGGTCAACATCGAGCACGACCCGGAGTCGGCGGCGTTCGTGGAGAAGGCGAACGGCGGGAACCAGACCGTGCCGACGCTGCGGGTCGTCCCGGCGGCCGGCGGTGAGCCGGTGGTGATGACCAACCCGAGCCTCGCCCAGGTGAAGCAGGCGCTCGGCGCCTGA
- a CDS encoding ThiF family adenylyltransferase: protein MHLSHPLLKPALRRGWRDLRTVQFGATPAHAVVLGPIDTATGSFMELLDGTRGMPLLREEAHRMGLTEGYADRLVGRLARAGLLDDTTGGGPGAAALRERPAVVERLRPDLGSLAVTTREPGAAMARMAARRASRIQVRGAGRVGSVLAAVLSGAGVGQVDVVDGGSVEAGDVAPGGMPVRAVGERRTEAARKVVRQASPGVPRRSRRGPRAGSGEPGLSLVVVAPRDGLGVFAPDPAAVEQFVASGVPHLFAGVLEATGMVGPLVVPGATACARCVSLDRVDRDPLWPRLITQWRATRRRSSPACDLALATTVAGFAAAQALAFLDGTLPSGADTRWELALPASAWRAVPLAPHPECPCDAVNSPDRVPACGEPAAPAAEDPPRAAPAGRPRATMAESR, encoded by the coding sequence GTGCACCTGTCCCATCCGCTTCTCAAGCCCGCGCTGCGGCGCGGCTGGCGCGACCTGCGCACGGTCCAGTTCGGAGCGACGCCGGCCCACGCCGTGGTGCTCGGCCCGATCGACACGGCGACCGGCAGCTTCATGGAACTCCTCGACGGCACCCGCGGCATGCCGCTGCTGCGCGAGGAGGCCCATCGCATGGGCCTGACGGAGGGGTACGCCGACCGGTTGGTGGGCCGCCTCGCCCGCGCGGGCCTGCTCGACGACACCACGGGCGGTGGTCCGGGCGCGGCGGCGCTGCGCGAGCGCCCCGCGGTCGTGGAGCGGCTGCGGCCCGACCTCGGCTCCCTGGCCGTGACCACCAGGGAGCCGGGCGCCGCCATGGCCCGCATGGCGGCCCGGCGCGCCTCGCGGATCCAGGTGCGCGGGGCGGGCCGGGTCGGCTCGGTCCTGGCCGCGGTGCTTTCGGGTGCGGGGGTCGGACAGGTCGACGTGGTGGACGGGGGTTCCGTGGAAGCCGGCGACGTGGCGCCCGGGGGCATGCCCGTCCGGGCGGTCGGCGAGCGGCGGACCGAGGCGGCCCGCAAGGTGGTGCGGCAGGCGTCGCCGGGCGTGCCCCGCCGCTCTCGCAGGGGCCCACGAGCGGGCAGCGGTGAGCCCGGCCTCTCGCTCGTGGTGGTGGCGCCGAGGGACGGGCTGGGGGTGTTCGCCCCGGACCCGGCGGCGGTGGAGCAGTTCGTGGCGTCCGGCGTCCCGCACCTGTTCGCGGGGGTGCTGGAGGCCACCGGCATGGTCGGCCCGCTGGTCGTCCCGGGGGCGACCGCCTGCGCTCGATGCGTGTCGCTGGACCGGGTGGACCGCGACCCTCTCTGGCCGCGTCTGATCACGCAGTGGCGGGCGACCCGCCGACGCTCCTCGCCCGCCTGCGATCTGGCGCTGGCCACCACCGTCGCCGGGTTCGCCGCCGCTCAGGCGCTGGCCTTCCTCGACGGCACCCTGCCGTCCGGCGCGGACACCCGGTGGGAACTGGCGCTGCCGGCATCCGCCTGGCGCGCGGTGCCGCTGGCCCCGCATCCCGAGTGCCCGTGCGACGCGGTCAACTCGCCGGACCGGGTCCCCGCTTGCGGCGAGCCGGCCGCCCCGGCCGCAGAGGACCCCCCGCGGGCGGCACCTGCCGGAAGGCCCCGGGCCACAATGGCAGAGAGCCGTTGA
- a CDS encoding ATP-dependent DNA helicase UvrD2 → MTSAPHTTSFPHVPESADDVLTGLDPEQRAVATALHGPVCVLAGAGTGKTRALTHRIAYGVRTNRFQPTSVLAVTFTNRAAGEMRGRLRQLGAGGVQARTFHSAALRQLQYFWPKAVGGTLPRLVERKAQLVAEAGAGCGIRLDRNQLRDVTGEIEWAKVTQTVPGDYAESVAKSRRDAPRDPAETAQIYTRYEQLKRDRGVIDFEDVLLLTIGILQDRRDIADHVRAQYQHFVVDEYQDVSPLQQRLLELWLGDRDSLCVVGDASQTIYSFTGATPEHLLNFRVRHPEATVVKLVRDYRSTPQIVHLANGLLSRARGRAADHRLELVSQRDTGPEPQHIEYGDEPSEAEGTARRIRDLIAAGVPAGEIAVLFRTNGQSGLYEQALTDAGVPYQLRGAERFFERREVREAQAALRGAARFGGNDAALDLADSLSAQVRAVLSASGWSAQAPIGSGASRDRWESLAALARLADDFGAARPDALLADFVTELDERAASQHAPTVQGVTLASLHAAKGLEWDAVFLVGLTEGMMPITYARTDEQLEEERRLLYVGITRARYRLTLSWALSRAPGGRAHRVPSRFLKDLRGTPATRGASSASVAGTGGDAGVAGPRRRSRTPVRCRSCGRSLTDAGEMKLMRCEGCPSDMDEGVHDRLHAWRAAEAERLGQPSYCVFTDKTLMAIAEQLPEEEAELIRIAGVGMRKFRRYGAEVLAICAGHEGVGEGAES, encoded by the coding sequence GTGACATCCGCACCGCACACCACTTCCTTCCCGCACGTCCCGGAATCGGCCGACGACGTGCTCACAGGCCTGGACCCCGAGCAGCGCGCCGTGGCCACGGCACTGCACGGGCCGGTGTGCGTGCTGGCCGGAGCGGGCACCGGCAAGACCCGGGCCCTGACCCACCGCATCGCCTACGGAGTGCGGACCAACCGCTTCCAGCCCACCAGCGTCCTCGCCGTCACCTTCACCAACCGGGCCGCCGGCGAGATGCGCGGCCGCCTCCGCCAACTCGGCGCCGGCGGGGTACAGGCCCGCACCTTCCACTCCGCCGCCCTGCGTCAGCTCCAGTACTTCTGGCCGAAAGCCGTCGGGGGGACGCTCCCGCGCCTGGTCGAACGCAAAGCCCAACTCGTCGCCGAAGCGGGCGCGGGCTGCGGCATCCGCCTCGACCGCAACCAGCTCCGGGACGTGACCGGGGAGATCGAGTGGGCCAAGGTCACCCAGACCGTCCCCGGCGACTACGCGGAGAGCGTCGCCAAGAGCCGGCGCGACGCCCCCCGCGACCCCGCCGAGACCGCCCAGATCTACACGCGCTACGAGCAGCTCAAACGGGACCGGGGTGTCATCGACTTCGAGGACGTCCTGCTCCTGACCATCGGCATCCTCCAGGACCGGCGGGACATCGCCGACCACGTCCGCGCCCAGTACCAGCACTTCGTCGTCGACGAGTACCAGGACGTCAGCCCCCTCCAGCAGCGACTCCTCGAACTCTGGCTCGGCGACCGCGACAGCCTCTGCGTCGTCGGCGACGCCAGCCAGACGATCTACTCGTTCACCGGAGCCACCCCCGAGCACCTGCTGAACTTCCGCGTCCGCCACCCTGAGGCGACCGTGGTCAAGCTGGTCCGCGACTACCGCTCCACACCGCAGATCGTGCACCTGGCCAACGGACTGCTCTCCCGGGCCCGTGGCCGCGCCGCCGACCACCGGCTGGAACTCGTCTCCCAGCGGGACACCGGACCCGAACCCCAGCACATCGAGTACGGCGACGAACCGTCCGAGGCGGAGGGCACCGCCCGCCGCATCCGCGACCTCATCGCCGCCGGCGTCCCCGCCGGCGAGATCGCCGTGCTCTTCCGCACCAACGGGCAGTCCGGTCTCTACGAGCAGGCACTCACCGACGCGGGCGTCCCCTACCAGCTCCGCGGAGCAGAGCGGTTCTTCGAACGGCGGGAGGTCCGTGAGGCCCAGGCCGCCCTGCGCGGCGCCGCCCGCTTCGGAGGCAACGACGCGGCACTCGACCTGGCCGACAGCCTCTCCGCCCAGGTACGGGCCGTCCTCTCCGCCTCCGGCTGGAGCGCGCAGGCCCCCATCGGCTCCGGAGCCTCCCGGGACCGCTGGGAGTCCCTGGCCGCGCTCGCCCGCCTCGCCGACGACTTCGGCGCGGCCCGGCCGGACGCCTTGCTCGCCGACTTCGTCACGGAACTGGACGAGCGCGCCGCGTCCCAGCACGCCCCCACCGTCCAGGGCGTCACCCTCGCCTCACTGCACGCCGCCAAGGGCCTCGAATGGGACGCCGTCTTCCTGGTCGGGCTCACCGAGGGCATGATGCCGATCACCTACGCCCGCACGGACGAACAGCTGGAGGAGGAACGCCGCCTGCTCTACGTGGGCATCACCCGGGCCCGCTACAGGCTGACGCTCTCCTGGGCGCTCTCCCGCGCACCCGGCGGGCGGGCCCACCGCGTACCGAGCCGCTTCCTGAAGGACCTGCGCGGAACACCGGCGACGAGGGGGGCGTCCTCCGCCTCCGTCGCCGGTACGGGCGGGGACGCGGGCGTTGCCGGGCCTCGCCGGAGGTCCAGGACGCCGGTCAGGTGCCGTAGCTGCGGCAGAAGCCTCACCGACGCCGGCGAGATGAAGCTGATGCGCTGCGAAGGCTGCCCCTCGGACATGGACGAAGGAGTCCACGACCGGTTGCACGCCTGGCGCGCGGCCGAGGCGGAGCGGCTGGGCCAGCCCAGCTACTGCGTCTTCACCGACAAGACCCTGATGGCCATCGCCGAGCAGCTGCCCGAGGAGGAGGCGGAGCTGATCCGCATCGCCGGCGTCGGCATGCGGAAGTTCCGCCGGTACGGCGCCGAAGTTCTCGCCATCTGCGCAGGTCACGAAGGCGTGGGCGAGGGGGCCGAGAGCTGA
- a CDS encoding WhiB family transcriptional regulator: MQIETHVPSAPLTQEISPPGIPEDSTLSSQLTALTALDDAIENLVTPPPCRAYDPEVFFAESPADVEYAKSLCRACPLVEACLAGAKDRREPWGVWGGELFVQGVVVARKRPRGRPRKNPVAA; this comes from the coding sequence GTGCAGATCGAAACGCACGTCCCGTCAGCACCGCTCACACAAGAGATCTCGCCACCCGGTATCCCGGAGGATTCCACCTTGTCTTCGCAGCTCACCGCTCTCACCGCTCTCGACGACGCCATCGAGAACCTCGTCACCCCGCCGCCGTGCCGCGCCTACGACCCCGAGGTCTTCTTCGCCGAGTCGCCGGCCGACGTCGAGTACGCCAAGTCCCTCTGCCGTGCCTGCCCGCTCGTCGAGGCGTGCCTCGCCGGCGCCAAGGACCGGCGTGAGCCCTGGGGCGTCTGGGGCGGAGAGCTCTTCGTCCAGGGCGTCGTCGTCGCCCGCAAGCGGCCCCGTGGCCGCCCGCGCAAGAACCCGGTCGCAGCATGA
- a CDS encoding AIM24 family protein, with amino-acid sequence MQSPLFAFTEQQSQDRYALQNAQMLRVTLTGHDDILARKGAMVAYQGLVEFDGEYQSLQQQARAWTGEGLDLMRCSGQGSVYFANLAQYVHILDVEQDGLTVDSSYVLAMDSSLHAEVLAVDSQFGISGSGKYQLNITGRGKIALMTSGPPLMLQVTPEKYVSADADAIVAWSTSLRVQMQAQTHSSGVWRRRGSTGEGWELSFLGSGFALVQPSELLPPQNAATGGLAGQFGMGQQGARGMNQGNVWS; translated from the coding sequence ATGCAGAGTCCGCTTTTCGCCTTCACCGAGCAGCAGTCCCAGGACCGCTACGCCCTGCAGAACGCGCAGATGCTGAGGGTCACCCTCACCGGCCACGACGACATCCTCGCCCGCAAGGGCGCCATGGTCGCCTACCAGGGCCTCGTCGAGTTCGACGGCGAGTACCAGTCGCTCCAGCAGCAGGCCCGAGCCTGGACCGGCGAGGGACTCGACCTCATGCGCTGCTCCGGCCAGGGCAGCGTCTACTTCGCCAACCTCGCCCAGTACGTCCACATCCTCGACGTCGAGCAGGACGGACTGACCGTCGACAGCTCCTACGTCCTCGCCATGGACTCCTCGCTGCACGCCGAGGTCCTCGCCGTGGACAGCCAGTTCGGCATCTCCGGCTCGGGCAAGTACCAGCTCAACATCACCGGCCGCGGCAAGATCGCCCTGATGACCTCCGGCCCGCCGCTGATGCTCCAGGTGACCCCGGAGAAGTACGTCAGCGCGGACGCGGACGCCATCGTCGCCTGGTCGACCTCGCTGCGGGTGCAGATGCAGGCCCAGACCCACTCCTCCGGCGTCTGGCGGCGGCGCGGCAGCACCGGGGAGGGCTGGGAGCTGAGCTTCCTCGGCTCCGGCTTCGCCCTGGTCCAGCCCAGCGAACTGCTGCCCCCGCAGAACGCCGCCACCGGCGGACTCGCCGGGCAGTTCGGCATGGGCCAGCAGGGCGCCCGCGGGATGAACCAGGGCAACGTCTGGAGCTGA
- a CDS encoding dipeptidase → MSETLDNAVRTYIENHRAAFLDDLAEWLRIPSVSAQPEHAADVLRSAEWLAAKLRETGFPVVEIWPTAGAPAVFASWPSDDADAPTALVYGHHDVQPAAREDGWHTDPFDPVVRDGRMYGRGAADDKGQVFFHTLGLRAHLAATGRTSPALSLKLLIEGEEESGSPHFRQLIEERRDRLTADTVLVSDTGMWSEDTPTVCTGMRGLIDCEVTLTGPGQDIHSGSFGGAVPNPATEAARLVAALHDDRGAVAVPGFYDGVIPLTDQERALFAELPFDEEQWLRTAKSHATSGEAGHTTLERIWARPTAEVNGIGGGYQGPGGKTIIPATAMLKLSFRLVAGQDPAQIEKQVRAWIAERLPAGIGHTVTFGGATRPCLTPLDHPALQSVVRAMSRAFQQPVLFTREGGSGPAADLQDVLGAPVLFLGISVPSDGWHAPNEKVELDLLMKGVETAAHLWGDLAEQGSHAP, encoded by the coding sequence ATGAGCGAGACCTTGGACAACGCCGTCCGCACGTACATCGAGAACCACCGCGCAGCCTTCCTCGACGACCTCGCCGAGTGGCTGCGCATCCCGTCCGTCTCGGCCCAGCCCGAGCACGCGGCCGACGTACTCCGCAGCGCGGAATGGCTGGCGGCCAAGCTCCGCGAGACCGGCTTCCCCGTCGTCGAGATATGGCCGACGGCCGGCGCCCCCGCCGTCTTCGCCTCCTGGCCCTCCGACGACGCGGACGCGCCCACCGCCCTCGTCTACGGCCACCACGACGTGCAGCCCGCCGCCCGCGAGGACGGCTGGCACACCGACCCGTTCGACCCCGTGGTCCGGGACGGCCGGATGTACGGGCGAGGTGCGGCCGACGACAAGGGCCAGGTCTTCTTCCACACCCTCGGCCTGCGCGCCCACCTCGCCGCGACCGGCCGCACCAGCCCCGCCCTCAGCCTCAAGCTGCTCATCGAGGGCGAGGAGGAGTCGGGCTCCCCGCACTTCCGGCAGCTCATCGAGGAGCGCCGCGACCGGCTGACCGCCGACACCGTGCTCGTCTCCGACACCGGCATGTGGTCCGAGGACACCCCCACCGTCTGCACCGGCATGCGCGGGCTCATCGACTGTGAGGTCACGCTCACCGGCCCCGGCCAGGACATCCACTCCGGCTCCTTCGGCGGAGCCGTGCCCAACCCGGCCACCGAGGCGGCCCGGCTCGTCGCCGCGCTCCACGACGACCGCGGCGCTGTCGCCGTCCCCGGCTTCTACGACGGCGTGATCCCTCTGACCGACCAGGAACGCGCCCTCTTCGCCGAACTGCCCTTCGACGAGGAACAGTGGCTGCGCACGGCCAAGTCCCACGCCACCAGCGGCGAAGCCGGCCACACCACGCTGGAGCGCATCTGGGCGCGCCCCACCGCCGAGGTCAACGGCATCGGCGGCGGCTACCAGGGCCCCGGCGGCAAGACGATCATCCCCGCCACCGCGATGCTGAAGCTCTCCTTCCGGCTGGTGGCCGGACAGGACCCCGCCCAGATCGAGAAGCAGGTCCGCGCCTGGATCGCGGAACGCCTCCCCGCAGGCATCGGCCACACCGTGACCTTCGGCGGCGCCACCCGCCCCTGCCTGACCCCGCTCGACCATCCCGCCCTCCAGTCCGTCGTCCGTGCCATGAGCCGTGCCTTCCAGCAGCCCGTCCTCTTCACCCGCGAAGGCGGCTCGGGCCCCGCCGCCGACCTCCAGGACGTACTCGGCGCGCCTGTCCTCTTCCTCGGCATCTCCGTGCCGTCCGACGGCTGGCACGCCCCCAACGAGAAGGTCGAGCTCGACCTGCTCATGAAGGGCGTGGAAACCGCCGCCCACCTCTGGGGCGACCTCGCCGAGCAGGGGAGCCATGCCCCCTGA
- a CDS encoding TerD family protein, with product MGREFQRGHKARIGDLTAGTDLYVGVQISGPGLTFDISCFGLDADERLSDDRYFIFFNQPTSPEESLQLLGAQAGDTESFRVTLEKIPPRIQKLSFTATIDGAGQMSQIGPGHLRIVAGGEEVARYSFDGSEFSTERAVMLGDFYVKDVWRFAAVGQGFDGGLEALLRNFGGEVLEEEPQAPAPQAPEAAPAFAPPAFAPPAPQPAQTLPHQPAPPAPRAPQAPAPQQTPDGHVPPQAPHAPAPHPHTGHQGPPPPVHAAPTLAAPLAPAAPHPGGQVPPPPPPPPGPYGQPPAAGSGQPPGGHHAPPPPGFGQPQPAPGGFPGRQTPPPGPYGQPRPVAGQGGTPGVSAAFQKYREVPTGTRWTQQNSQLVRVDLGVDAQPVLARQGSMVLYQGKVDFGYKGAGFAGRITGNATGQELSLMRCTGGGQVFLAENEANLHPVELQGDAICVSAESVLAFDESLAYEVRRIDGHGIPGGALFTMQFQGTGTVVVKTRGTPVVLPVTPTTFADSNAIVAWSAAAQVIVSSQVRIRRNAYPGHSGEGVNLQFRGAPGNFVVVQPYEI from the coding sequence ATGGGCAGGGAATTCCAGCGCGGCCACAAGGCCAGGATCGGTGACCTGACGGCCGGCACGGACCTGTACGTCGGTGTGCAGATCTCAGGACCGGGGCTGACCTTCGACATCAGCTGCTTCGGTCTCGACGCCGACGAGCGCCTCTCCGACGACCGGTACTTCATCTTCTTCAACCAGCCCACCTCCCCCGAGGAGTCGCTCCAACTGCTCGGCGCGCAGGCGGGCGACACCGAGTCGTTCCGGGTGACGCTGGAGAAGATCCCGCCGCGGATCCAGAAGCTGTCCTTCACCGCGACGATCGACGGCGCCGGGCAGATGTCCCAGATCGGTCCCGGCCACCTGCGGATCGTCGCCGGTGGTGAAGAGGTCGCGCGGTACTCCTTCGACGGTTCGGAGTTCAGCACCGAGCGCGCCGTGATGCTCGGCGACTTCTACGTCAAGGACGTCTGGCGGTTCGCCGCCGTCGGCCAGGGCTTCGACGGCGGTCTGGAGGCGCTGCTGCGCAACTTCGGCGGCGAGGTCCTGGAGGAGGAACCGCAGGCCCCCGCGCCCCAGGCCCCCGAAGCCGCCCCGGCTTTCGCCCCGCCGGCCTTCGCGCCCCCGGCCCCGCAGCCCGCGCAGACCTTGCCGCACCAGCCCGCACCCCCGGCCCCGCGTGCCCCGCAGGCCCCCGCTCCCCAGCAGACGCCCGACGGCCACGTTCCGCCGCAGGCACCGCACGCCCCCGCGCCCCACCCGCACACCGGCCACCAGGGGCCCCCGCCGCCCGTGCACGCCGCGCCCACGCTGGCCGCGCCACTGGCACCAGCAGCCCCCCACCCCGGCGGCCAGGTTCCCCCGCCACCGCCTCCGCCCCCGGGCCCGTACGGGCAGCCGCCCGCCGCCGGATCCGGGCAGCCGCCCGGCGGGCACCACGCCCCGCCGCCCCCCGGCTTCGGCCAGCCGCAGCCCGCCCCCGGCGGCTTCCCCGGCCGGCAGACCCCACCGCCGGGCCCGTACGGCCAGCCGCGGCCCGTCGCGGGGCAGGGCGGCACGCCCGGTGTGTCGGCCGCCTTCCAGAAGTACCGGGAGGTCCCGACCGGAACCCGCTGGACCCAGCAGAACAGCCAGCTCGTCCGGGTCGACCTCGGCGTCGACGCGCAGCCCGTCCTGGCCCGGCAGGGCAGCATGGTGCTGTACCAGGGCAAGGTCGACTTCGGCTACAAGGGCGCGGGCTTCGCCGGACGCATCACCGGGAACGCCACCGGCCAGGAGCTGTCGCTCATGCGCTGCACCGGCGGCGGCCAGGTCTTCCTCGCGGAGAACGAGGCCAACCTCCACCCCGTCGAACTCCAGGGCGACGCGATCTGCGTCAGCGCGGAGAGCGTCCTCGCCTTCGACGAGTCCCTCGCCTACGAGGTCCGGCGGATCGACGGCCACGGCATCCCCGGCGGTGCCCTGTTCACCATGCAGTTCCAGGGCACCGGCACGGTCGTCGTGAAGACCCGCGGCACCCCCGTGGTCCTCCCCGTCACCCCCACCACCTTCGCCGACAGCAACGCGATCGTCGCCTGGTCCGCCGCCGCCCAGGTCATCGTCTCCTCCCAGGTCAGGATCAGGCGCAACGCCTACCCGGGGCACAGCGGCGAGGGTGTGAACCTCCAGTTCCGGGGCGCCCCCGGCAACTTCGTCGTCGTCCAGCCCTACGAGATCTGA
- the nudC gene encoding NAD(+) diphosphatase, whose translation MTTWTHEPKEPLPLTAPSGIDRAAHHRLDEAWLAAAWSHPTTRVFVVSGGQALIDETEDGTTELVMTPTFEAPLTRSHRYFLGCDEDGVSYFALQKDSLPGRFDQSARAAGLREAGLLLSPRDAGLLVHAVALENWQRLHRFCSRCGERTVIAAAGHIRRCPACGAEHYPRTDPAVIMLVTDDQDRALLGRQVHWPEGRFSTLAGFVEPGEAIEESVRREVFEEAGVTVGEVTYVASQPWPFPSSLMLGFTAKATSPHITVDGEEIEEARWFSREELRAAFESGEVRPPYGISIAARLIELWYGEPLPKPGVSR comes from the coding sequence GTGACCACCTGGACCCACGAGCCCAAAGAACCGCTGCCGCTCACCGCGCCCAGCGGCATCGACCGGGCTGCCCACCACCGCCTCGACGAGGCATGGCTGGCCGCCGCCTGGAGCCACCCCACCACCCGGGTCTTCGTGGTCTCCGGCGGTCAGGCCCTCATCGACGAGACCGAGGACGGCACCACCGAACTGGTGATGACGCCCACCTTCGAGGCCCCCCTCACCCGCTCTCACCGGTACTTCCTCGGTTGCGACGAGGACGGCGTGAGCTACTTCGCCCTCCAGAAGGACTCCCTGCCCGGCCGCTTCGACCAGTCGGCCCGCGCCGCCGGCCTGCGCGAAGCGGGGCTGCTGCTCTCCCCGCGCGACGCCGGTCTGCTCGTCCACGCGGTGGCCCTGGAGAACTGGCAGCGCCTGCACCGCTTCTGCTCCCGCTGCGGCGAACGCACCGTCATCGCCGCAGCCGGCCACATCCGCCGCTGCCCCGCCTGCGGCGCCGAGCACTACCCGCGCACCGACCCGGCCGTCATCATGCTGGTCACCGACGACCAGGACAGGGCGCTGCTCGGCCGGCAGGTCCACTGGCCCGAAGGCCGCTTCTCCACCCTGGCGGGCTTCGTCGAGCCGGGGGAGGCCATCGAGGAGTCGGTCCGCCGAGAGGTCTTCGAGGAGGCCGGCGTGACCGTCGGCGAGGTCACCTACGTGGCCAGCCAGCCCTGGCCCTTCCCGTCCAGCCTCATGCTGGGCTTCACGGCCAAGGCCACCTCCCCGCACATCACCGTGGACGGCGAAGAGATCGAGGAGGCCCGCTGGTTCTCCCGCGAGGAACTCCGCGCGGCCTTCGAGTCCGGCGAGGTCCGTCCGCCCTACGGCATCTCCATCGCCGCCCGCCTCATCGAACTCTGGTACGGCGAGCCCCTCCCCAAACCCGGCGTCAGCCGCTGA
- a CDS encoding AIM24 family protein produces the protein MNQQLAGFAPTPVAARMENHGHSMVKVAMQSGYDLYARTGSMVAYEGFVQYEPNPPAVRQIAGQWITGEGTPLMKCTGDGLLYLADYGADVVAIDLGGDSLSVNGTNLLAFDAQLDWGVERVKGLAKFAGQGLWNVRVGGQGWVALTSRGTPIVVDCGRGDDETYVDPDALIAWSPQLKVKGKRSFKASSMIGRGSGEAYQMAFSGEGIVVVQPSEDSTDRLRVRG, from the coding sequence ATGAACCAGCAGCTCGCGGGCTTCGCCCCGACGCCCGTCGCGGCCCGGATGGAGAACCACGGCCACAGCATGGTGAAGGTCGCCATGCAGAGCGGCTACGACCTGTATGCCCGCACCGGCTCCATGGTCGCCTACGAAGGCTTCGTCCAGTACGAACCGAACCCGCCGGCCGTCCGCCAGATCGCCGGACAGTGGATCACCGGCGAGGGCACACCGCTGATGAAGTGCACCGGCGACGGACTCCTCTACCTCGCGGACTACGGCGCGGACGTCGTCGCCATCGACCTCGGCGGCGACTCCCTCTCGGTCAACGGCACCAACCTCCTCGCCTTCGACGCCCAGCTCGACTGGGGCGTGGAGCGGGTCAAGGGGCTCGCCAAGTTCGCCGGCCAGGGACTGTGGAACGTCCGCGTCGGCGGCCAGGGCTGGGTCGCGCTGACCTCCCGCGGTACGCCCATCGTCGTCGACTGCGGTCGCGGCGACGACGAGACCTACGTCGACCCGGACGCACTCATCGCCTGGTCACCGCAGCTCAAGGTCAAGGGGAAACGCAGCTTCAAGGCGTCCTCCATGATCGGCCGCGGCAGCGGCGAGGCGTACCAGATGGCGTTCTCCGGCGAGGGGATCGTCGTCGTCCAGCCCAGCGAGGACAGCACCGACCGCCTCCGGGTCCGGGGCTGA
- a CDS encoding M48 metallopeptidase family protein, whose translation MRRSARRRRTVSAYREDGRTVVLLPARMSEAEERRWVGLMLEKLARQEKRRRPTDEVLAERAGRLSAQFLGGRARPDSVRWVTNQNARWGSCTPAEGSIRLSHRLQGMPEYVVDYVLLHELAHLLVPGHGARFWELLEAYPRTERARGYLEGVAATARLPHAVDDEQDDGARAGEEGAAPANDPA comes from the coding sequence GTGCGCCGCAGCGCGCGCCGACGCCGCACGGTCTCCGCGTACCGTGAGGACGGGCGGACCGTGGTGCTGCTTCCCGCGCGGATGTCGGAGGCCGAGGAGCGCCGGTGGGTCGGGCTGATGCTGGAGAAGCTCGCCCGGCAGGAGAAGCGCCGCAGGCCCACCGACGAGGTGCTCGCCGAGCGGGCCGGACGGCTCTCGGCGCAGTTCCTGGGCGGGAGGGCGCGCCCCGACTCGGTGCGCTGGGTCACCAACCAGAACGCCCGATGGGGCTCGTGCACCCCCGCCGAGGGCAGCATCCGCCTCTCCCACCGCCTCCAGGGGATGCCCGAGTACGTCGTCGACTACGTGCTCCTCCACGAGCTCGCCCATCTGCTGGTGCCCGGCCACGGGGCGCGGTTCTGGGAACTGCTGGAGGCGTATCCGAGGACCGAGCGGGCCCGCGGCTACCTGGAGGGCGTCGCCGCGACGGCCCGGCTCCCGCACGCGGTGGACGACGAGCAGGACGACGGAGCCAGGGCCGGAGAGGAAGGCGCCGCCCCCGCGAACGACCCGGCCTGA